A part of Sander vitreus isolate 19-12246 chromosome 8, sanVit1, whole genome shotgun sequence genomic DNA contains:
- the LOC144522090 gene encoding synaptotagmin-1-like has protein sequence MTGNRQAAPAALGTPASPTHLPNATTTPGQKQSGGHSPNKFMSELHSIHMPSWAVAALCIVSLCVVLSCAVCVWKKCMKKKDKDKEKDKKKGKEKSNGGFDTEMDGGYSKPLKEESNKETELADNDPKEEEKLGRLHYTLDYNFTDNTLIVGILQAAELPAMDVGGSSDPYVKLYLLPDKKKKFETKVHRKTLEPNFNEMFTFKVPYTELGGKTLVMTVYDFDRFSKHDAIGAVKIPMSRMDFSQSLQEWKDLQKAEKEESERLGDICLSLRYVPTAGKLTVVILEAKNLKKMDVGGLSDPYVKIHLMQNGKRLKKKKTTIKKNTLNPYYNESFSFEVACEQLEKVQIAVTVLDYDKIGKNDAIGKVLLGGNSTGTEQRHWEDMLANPRRPIAQWHSLKPEDEINALLSNKK, from the exons ATGACTGGGAACCGCCAAGCTGCCCCGGCTGCACTGGGCACCCCTGCTTCCCCAACCCACTTGCCAAATGCAACAACCACCCCAGGCCAAAAACAATCTGGAGGCCACAGTCCCAACAAGTTCATGAGTGAACTGCACAGCATCCACA TGCCATCATGGGCTGTTGCTGCCCTTTGCATCGTGAGTTTGTGCGTGGTGCTgtcgtgtgctgtgtgtgtctggaagAAGTGCATGAAAAAGAAGGACAAGGACAAAGAAAAGGAcaagaaaaagggaaaagagaagagCAACGGAGGCTTTGACACTGAAATGGATGGAGGTTACAGCAag CCACTGAAAGAGGAAAGTAATAAAGAAACAGAGCTGGCAGATAATGATCCCAAAGAAGAGGAGAAGCTGGGCAGGCTACATTACACATTAGACTACAACTTCACGGATAATACG CTGATAGTTGGCATCTTGCAGGCTGCTGAACTCCCTGCAATGGATGTGGGTGGTAGTTCTGACCCTTATGTTAAACTATATCTGCTCccggacaaaaagaaaaagtttgaaACCAAAGTTCATAGGAAGACCCTTGAACCCAACTTCAATGAGATGTTCACGTTTAAG GTACCATACACTGAGCTGGGTGGGAAGACTCTGGTGATGACTGTGTACGACTTCGACCGTTTCTCAAAACACGATGCCATCGGAGCTGTGAAGATACCGATGAGCCGTATGGACTTCAGCCAGTCTCTGCAGGAGTGGAAGGATCTGCAGAaggcagagaaggaggag AGTGAGCGGCTTGGAGATATATGTTTGTCTTTGAGGTATGTGCCAACTGCAGGGAAGCTGACGGTGGTGATTTTGGAGGCCAAAAACCTGAAGAAAATGGATGTGGGTGGATTATCAG ACCCTTATGTGAAGATCCACTTAATGCAGAATGGAAAAAGactcaagaaaaagaaaacaacgaTAAAGAAGAACACTTTAAACCCTTACTACAACGAGTCTTTCAGCTTTGAAGTGGCATGTGAACAGCTAGAG aAGGTGCAGATAGCAGTGACTGTGTTGGACTATGATAAGATTGGGAAGAATGATGCCATTGGGAAGGTGCTGCTGGGCGGTAACAGCACTGGGACTGAGCAACGCCATTGGGAAGACATGCTGGCAAACCCCCGGAGGCCAATAGCCCAATGGCATAGCCTCAAACCAGAGGATGAAATCAACGCGCTACTTTCAAACAAGAAATGA
- the bbs10 gene encoding BBSome complex assembly protein BBS10: protein MLPMEHLHLKHVLQTVCVLESVVLRSFGPEGGQVLFTRDTGQAMLSRSGTRILTALRLEHPLARMVVECVLKHSTVTGDGSKTFILLLASLLRMIQKTACKEPNVSRTYNSRETAEASTARHLADKMLAFALEELDDIIAMGVVPYGCCLSWEDFTAKTKLPACTINHCVQKLLASFFHSRLGRTHCDFISNLTCEMLTHWKFKSDLPSSSLQFVNDNFAALHTPVSGFPISCSRLIEGQVIHRDFATPCPQTEHQPVKAVVVTGCLQPKLLNAGEVLVLGCGEQGREENSRKESSIVQFTAWAERSLECVIAKLQSLGASVLLSAVKQSAAVLASAAQAEMCIVECVSEDELSLFAQLSGATPVSDCWKIEPEHIATLTFCRPILLGAHRYVHVAFHDSEERVTVKPCSLVICGPGEGQTDQYACAFQDAIRMLLSTWEPIGITATTASKKTFQPDKSTCLHVDNQIVKASPFQQCVLEPGCVIPAGGTFEFLLNHALLQHGSSCSISDDTIMDVPAVSQLLANALLSVPRHIYSYSLRRFLQTQTRLLNFIQNHSHPFSHVYKQEHNTILVQDRGNSECPLEEGKLIKHCCGETDVSSVKVFTSDSGLESVSCKYQLLVAVLQCVSSLLHVDTMLHTHTALHTPSHRLANISWEGTEDEAED from the exons ATGCTGCCGATGGAGCATCTTCACCTGAAACATGTtctgcagactgtgtgtgtgttggagtcaGTCGTCCTCCGCAGTTTTGGCCCTGAAGGAGGACAGGTGTTGTTCACCCGAGACACAGGACAGGCAATGTTGAGCCGTAGTGGGACTCGCATTCTCACTGCGCTACGTCTGGAGCATCCACTGGCCAG GATGGTGGTGGAGTGTGTCTTGAAACACAGCACTGTAACAGGCGATGGATCCAAGACCTTTATCCTACTGCTGGCATCATTACTACGGATGATTCAAAAAACGGCTTGCAAGGAGCCTAATGTGTCTCGCACCTATAACTCCAGGGAAACAGCAGAGGCTTCCACTGCCAGGCACTTGGCTGACAAAATGCTGGCATTTGCATTGGAGGAGTTGGATGATATCATTGCCATGGGAGTGGTCCCGTATGGATGCTGTCTTTCATGGGAGGATTtcactgcaaaaacaaaattaccAGCATGCACAATCAATCACTGTGTCCAAAAGCTGCTGGCATCATTCTTTCATTCACGTCTGGGTCGCACTCACTGTGACTTTATTAGCAACCTCACCTGTGAAATGCTCACTCACTGGAAGTTCAAAAGTGACCTACCGTCCTCATCACTTCAGTTTGTAAATGACAACTTTGCTGCCTTGCATACACCTGTATCAGGCTTCCCTATTAGTTGTTCACGTTTGATTGAAGGGCAGGTCATTCACAGGGACTTTGCTACACCCTGCCCTCAGACTGAGCACCAGCCAGTTAAAGCTGTAGTTGTCACTGGGTGCCTGCAGCCAAAATTGCTCAATGCAGGAGAGGTGCTGGTGCTGGGATGTGGAGAgcaagggagggaggagaatTCAAGGAAGGAGAGTAGTATTGTGCAGTTTACTGCCTGGGCAGAAAGATCACTAGAGTGCGTCATTGCAAAGCTACAGAGTTTGGGTGCCTCTGTGCTCCTGTCTGCAGTGAAACAGTCTGCTGCTGTCCTGGCTTCAGCTGCACAGGCAGAGATGTGCATTGTGGAGTGTGTCAGTGAAGATGAGCTGTCTCTCTTTGCCCAGCTAAGTGGGGCCACACCTGTCTCAGACTGCTGGAAGATTGAACCAGAGCACATTGCTACACTGACCTTTTGCAGACCAATACTGCTGGGAGCCCATAG GTATGTCCATGTGGCTTTCCATGATTCAGAGGAAAGGGTCACGGTCAAACCCTGTAGTCTGGTCATTTGTGGCCCAGGGGAAGGGCAAACTGACCAGTATGCATGTGCATTTCAAGATGCCATCCGCATGCTACTTTCAACTTGGGAGCCTATTGGTATAACTGCAACTACAGCATCAAAGAAGACCTTTCAGCCAGACAAAAGCACATGTTTACATGTGGACAATCAGATCGTCAAGGCATCTCCCTTCCAACAGTGTGTGTTGGAGCCAGGCTGTGTTATACCTGCTGGTGGGACATTTGAGTTTCTCTTAAACCATGCCCTCCTACAACATGGTAGCAGTTGCTCAATTTCTGATGACACAATTATGGATGTCCCTGCTGTTTCCCAACTGTTGGCAAATGCTCTACTAAGTGTGCCCCGACATATTTACTCCTACAGTCTGCGACGTTTCCTGCAGACTCAAACCAGGCTCCTGAATTTTATTCAAAATCATTCCCACCCTTTCAGCCACGTATACAAACAAGAACATAACACAATCCTCGTACAGGATCGGGGTAATAGTGAATGTCCTCTAGAGGAGGGTAAACTAATAAAGCATTGTTGTGGAGAAACTGACGTATCATCAGTTAAAGTTTTTACGTCAGACTCGGGCCTTGAATCTGTCTCCTGTAAATACCAGCTGCTTGTGGCCGTGCTACAGTGTGTCTCAAGTCTTCTCCATGTGGACAccatgctgcacacacacacagctttacaCACTCCGTCACACAGACTTGCAAACATTTCCTGGGAGGGTACAGAGGACGAGGCTGAAGACTGA
- the cd9a gene encoding CD9 molecule a isoform X2, with the protein MAVAGGIKCVKYLMFVFNFFFWLAGTAVFAIGLWLRLDPKTKGLFEGPDSLYVFYTGVYILIGAGALMMVVGFLGCCGAIQESPCMLGLFFFFLLIIFAIEVAAGIWVFSNQSKVVNDITTFYMQTYNNFKTTGDERLKETLRVIQTGLKCCGPTGTVVGIAKDTCPRGEPLEELITKSCPDAIDEVFDSKLYIIGGTGITIGVVMVFGMIFSMLLCCAIRKSREVV; encoded by the exons ctTGCAGGCACTGCTGTCTTTGCTATAGGCCTGTGGCTGAGATTAGACCCAAAGACCAAAGGTCTGTTTGAAGGACCAGACTCTCTATATGTGTTTTACACAG gtgtgtataTCCTGATAGGAGCTGGAGCACTGATGATGGTGGTGGGTTTCCTGGGATGTTGTGGGGCCATCCAGGAGTCCCCCTGTATGCTGGGACTG TTCTTCTTTTTCCTGCTTATCATATTTGCTATTGAGGTTGCGGCTGGAATCTGGGTATTTTCCAACCAAAGCAAG GTGGTGAATGACATCACAACATTCTACATGCAGACCTACAATAACTTCAAGACAACAGGAGATGAGCGCCTTAAAGAGACTCTGCGGGTGATTCAAACCGGG CTGAAGTGTTGCGGGCCAACTGGTACTGTAGTAGGTATTGCCAAAGACACGTGTCCCCGGGGAGAGCCACTTGAGGAACTCATTACTAAG AGCTGCCCTGACGCCATTGATGAGGTGTTTGACTCCAAGCTATACATTATAGGAGGAACGGGCATCACCATCGGTGTTGTTATG GTGTTTGGGATGATCTTTAGCATGCTCCTGTGCTGCGCCATCAGGAAGTCTCGGGAGGTGGTGTGA
- the cd9a gene encoding CD9 molecule a isoform X1 — MAALSGGEMCIKYLMFAFNLVFWLAGTAVFAIGLWLRLDPKTKGLFEGPDSLYVFYTGVYILIGAGALMMVVGFLGCCGAIQESPCMLGLFFFFLLIIFAIEVAAGIWVFSNQSKVVNDITTFYMQTYNNFKTTGDERLKETLRVIQTGLKCCGPTGTVVGIAKDTCPRGEPLEELITKSCPDAIDEVFDSKLYIIGGTGITIGVVMVFGMIFSMLLCCAIRKSREVV, encoded by the exons ctTGCAGGCACTGCTGTCTTTGCTATAGGCCTGTGGCTGAGATTAGACCCAAAGACCAAAGGTCTGTTTGAAGGACCAGACTCTCTATATGTGTTTTACACAG gtgtgtataTCCTGATAGGAGCTGGAGCACTGATGATGGTGGTGGGTTTCCTGGGATGTTGTGGGGCCATCCAGGAGTCCCCCTGTATGCTGGGACTG TTCTTCTTTTTCCTGCTTATCATATTTGCTATTGAGGTTGCGGCTGGAATCTGGGTATTTTCCAACCAAAGCAAG GTGGTGAATGACATCACAACATTCTACATGCAGACCTACAATAACTTCAAGACAACAGGAGATGAGCGCCTTAAAGAGACTCTGCGGGTGATTCAAACCGGG CTGAAGTGTTGCGGGCCAACTGGTACTGTAGTAGGTATTGCCAAAGACACGTGTCCCCGGGGAGAGCCACTTGAGGAACTCATTACTAAG AGCTGCCCTGACGCCATTGATGAGGTGTTTGACTCCAAGCTATACATTATAGGAGGAACGGGCATCACCATCGGTGTTGTTATG GTGTTTGGGATGATCTTTAGCATGCTCCTGTGCTGCGCCATCAGGAAGTCTCGGGAGGTGGTGTGA